In Methanothermobacter sp., the genomic stretch GATTTGAACCTGAGATGATAATAAGGGCCCGTGAAGGGGTCATTGAGGTTGATGATGGTGAGTCCAGGGAGGAGTTTGATTCTAAAAACCCATTTGAGGACCTCAGGGGATTTCTGAAGATGGAAAAAAATTCTGGAGGATTCTGCGGGGGTCTCGTGGGTTACATATCCTATCAGGCCGCAAGATTCTTTGACACCATCCACCTCAGTGAAGGTGATTTTCCTGACTTTGAATTTGGACTCTTCCTTGATGGTATCATGTTCAACCACCTGACAGGGGAATGCAGCTACATCAGCCGTCACGACAACAGACTACCTGATATAGCTCCCCTCCTTGGAGAGGAGGTCCCCACAGGGACCCTTGGATACAGGAGGAAACGAACACTCCTCTCAAAAAGGAGGTACATGGACATGGTCCTTGAGGCCAAGGAGAGGATAAGGGAGGGTGAAATATTTCAGGCAGTGCTCTCCAATGCCACAGATTACAGGCTGAGTGGAGACAGGCTCTCATTCTATGAATCCCTCAGGAGGATCAACCCCTCCCCATACATGTACTACCTTAAACTGGGTGAACAGGAGATAATCGGCTCAAGCCCCGAGATGCTTGTCAGAGTTGAGGATAGAAGGGTTGAAACCTTCCCTATTGCGGGAACACGTCCCAGAGGAAGGACAGAAGAGGAGGACAGGATGATAGCCTCTGATCTTTTATCTGATGAGAAGGAACTTGCAGAGC encodes the following:
- the trpE gene encoding anthranilate synthase component I — translated: MGVNVFGIINLEKPIKEKLEFREPFEVFKSIYSEYESSFLLESMESDTGLARYSFIGFEPEMIIRAREGVIEVDDGESREEFDSKNPFEDLRGFLKMEKNSGGFCGGLVGYISYQAARFFDTIHLSEGDFPDFEFGLFLDGIMFNHLTGECSYISRHDNRLPDIAPLLGEEVPTGTLGYRRKRTLLSKRRYMDMVLEAKERIREGEIFQAVLSNATDYRLSGDRLSFYESLRRINPSPYMYYLKLGEQEIIGSSPEMLVRVEDRRVETFPIAGTRPRGRTEEEDRMIASDLLSDEKELAEHLMLVDLARNDIGRVSEFGSVEVPEYMTIKKFSHVQHILSHVTGKLRDGIDAIDALGAVFPAGTVSGAPKIRAMEIIESLEGFPRNAYAGALGYLSLNGNADFAITIRSMVCQGKTGRIQAGAGIVHDSIPEMEYLECQNKARALLKSMEMAANTEHLMGAQLPYNGDGR